In Streptomyces sp. NBC_00341, the DNA window CATGGACGCGCGTAACAGGATCAACGTCGTCGAGGCTCTGCTGGCCCTGGTGGGCCACGCCCTCGAGGTATCCCCGGAATAGCTCGCACGTCACACACAACGGAGAACCGCGATGCGGAAGATACTCATAGTCGGAGCCGGTCAGTCCGGGCTCCAGCTCGCCCTGGGACTGCAGTCCAGAGGGTACGAAGTCACCCTCATGTCCAACCGCACCGCCGACGAGATCCGTTCGGGGCGGGTCATGTCGACGCAGTGCATGTTCCACACCGCGCTCCAGCACGAGCGGGACTACCAGCTCAACTTCTGGGAGTCCCAGGCCCCGCGCATCGAGGGCCTCGGCGTCTCGGTGACCGCACCCGACTCCTCGCGCGCCGTCGACTGGGTCGGCAAGCTGGACGGCTTCGCGCAGTCCGTGGACCAGCGCGTGAAGATGGCCGGCTGGATGGACACCTTCGCCCAGCGCGGTGGACAGCTCGTCATCCACGGCGCTGCCGTCTCGGACCTGGACTACTTCTCCCGCACCTACGACCTGGTGATGGTCTCCGCGGGCAAGGGCGAGCTGGTCTCCATGTTCGGCCGGGACGCGTCCCGCTCCCCGTTCGACGCCCCGCAGCGCGCCCTCGCCGTCGCGTACGTCCACGGCATGGGTCCGCGCCCGGAGCACCCCGAGTTCGACGCGGTGCGGTGCAACCTGGTCCCGGGCGTGGGCGAGCTGTTCGTGATGCCGACGCTGACCACGTCCGGCCGGGCCGACATCCTGTTCTGGGAGGGCGTGCCGGGCGGTCCGCTCGACGTCTTCCAGGGCATCAAGGACCCCTCGGAGCACCTGGCCATGACGCTGGAGCTGATGGAGCGGTTCGTCCCGTGGGAGTACGCCCGCGCCACGAAGGTCGAACTGACCGACGCCAACGGCACCCTCGCCGGCCGCTACGCCCCCACCGTCCGCAAGCCGATCGGCCGGCTGCCCGGCGGCGGTCTGGTGCTCGGCGTAGCGGACGTGGTCGTCGCCAACGACCCGATCACCGGCCAGGGTTCCAACTCGGCGTCCAAGTGCGCGAACGCCTACCTGGACTCGATCATCGAGCACGGCGACGGCGAGTTCGACGCGGCGTGGATGCAGTCCACGTTCGACCGCTACTGGGACACCGCCCAGCACGCCGTGAGGTGGACGAACGCGATGCTCGGCGTGCCGCCGGAGCACGTGCTGAACCTGATCGGCGCCGCCGGCCAGCTCCAGCCGGTCGCGGACCGCTTCGCCAACGGATTCAACGACCCGGCGGACTTCGACAACTTCTTCTTCGAGCCGGAGAAGACGAACGCGTACCTCGCCTCGGTGTCCGGGGCCTGAGTGCTCTCCACCCGCTGAACGGACCTGCCCGCCCCGGCCGGTCCGTTCAGCGGGTGCGCTGTCATCCGGTGGGCGCGGTGGAGACGCTGTAGCCCTCGTCCGAGCCACCGGAGGCCCCTCCGGGGAGCTCCGGAGCCTTGTACGTACGCAGCGGGGTGCTCTCCGGGTCCGGCCTGACCGCGCCCAGCAGCGGGTTCGAGGCCAGTGGTGAGACCTTCACCAGGGAGCCCGGGCGGGGTGCCTGCACCACCAGCCCGTTGCCGATGTACAGCGCCACGTGCGTGGCCTTCGGGAAGTAGACCACCAGGTCACCCGGGCGCAGCGCGCTCACCGGCACCTTGCGGAGCTGCCGCCACTGCTCCTGCGACGTACGCGGAATGGTGCGTCCGGCGTCCGCCCAGGCCTGCGAGGTGAGCCCGGAGCAGTCGAAGGACGAGGGGCCCTCCGCGCCCCACACGTACGGCTTGCCGATCTGCCGGACCGCGTACCGGACCGCCTCGCCGCCCTCCTCCGACGGCGGCCGGGTCGAGGACAGGGCGCCCGAGGTGACCAGTGCGTTCTGGGCCTCTGCCGTGCCCTTCTGTTCGAGGCCGGACACCTCGGCGAGCTGGTCCGCGGAGAGCGTGGCGAGCTTCGCCTCGACCTCCTTCAGACGTTTCTGCACGGCGTCGCGGTCCTTCTTCTGCCGTGCGGCCAGCACCTGCTGCCGGTCGAGCACCTTGCGGGATTCCTTGGCCAGTTCGTCGGCGTGCTTCTCGGCACCGGTGAGCCGTTTCACGGCCGCCACCCGGCCTGCGGCCAGCCGCTGGATGACCTGGCCCTGGTCCAGGGCCTGCGCGGGGTCGCGGGACAGCAGCAGTCGCAGATACGAGGAGAAGTCGGACCGGCCCTGGTACTGCTCGCGGGCGAGGCGTCCGGCGGCGTCGCGGCCGCGCGACAGCGAGAGCCGGGCGGTGACGAGGGCGGCGTCCAGCTTCTTCGCCTCGGCCGTCCGCTTCTTCAGCTCGGCCGCCGTCCCGTTGTAGGTCTCGGTGGCCTCCTCGGCCTGCTGGTACAGCTTCTGCAGCTCCACCAGCAGCGCGGCGGCGCCGGTGGCGGGATCCGCCGCTTCCGGGGCGGCCTCGCCCACGGGAGAGGGGGACGGGGAGGGGGAGGGTGCGGCCACGGCGGCGGCCGGTGACGTCACGACGACGGCTGCGAGCGCCGCCGTGCAGACGGAGCGCAAGACACTGCCCGGCACGACATCACCTCCGGTAGCGGGGCGAATCGTCGGACTACCCCATAAGTGAGCGCAATGCCTCTATACGCTCACCTGCCGTCAGGTGATTCAAGAACCGAGGTGCGTGGCGGCGGCCGGATCCCCCGGAAGGCGGCGGTTCCACGCCGCCCTCCGGACCGGCGGCCGACCGGCCGGTCAGTTCGACTGATCAGTCCGGCGGGTCAGTTCGACCGGTCAGTCGATCGGGAACGCGTAGACCATCCGGCCGCGCCGGACGACGGCGCTCTTCCCGAAGGGCAGTACCTGGTACGTGGTGGTGACCGTGGCGCCCTTCGGGTCCTGTTCCCCGATGTCCTGGAACTTCCACAGCCGCCGTCCGTCGGCCGCCGCGAACGCGGTGACCTGGCCGGAGCTCGCCGCGAGCAGGGTCTTGCCGGTGCCGCTGACGCTGATCACGGGAGTCACGTCGGTGCGCGGCCCCTCCGTCGACCGCTGCCAGCGTGACCGCCCGGTCTCCCGGTCGACCGCCCCCACCTCCTGGTTGCTGTTGGTGGTGTGCAGCAGCGCGCCGGCCTCGACCGAGTTCCCGAAGTGGGAGCCGTGGGTGCCGTTGAGCGTCCACTTCGGCTTTCCGTCGGGCGTCCCGAAGGCCCGGAGGTCGTCACCGACGGCCGCGTACAGCAGGCCGTCCGCATCGCCCACGGCAGCGCCGCCGGGTGTGACGGTGCCGAACGCCTCGGTCCACTTCGCCTTCCCGGTCTTCCGGTCGAAGCTGCGGAACCTGCCCTTGCCCTTGGCCGCCTTCACGTCCGCCGCGGTGAGCGACTGCTGGCTCTGCCGTACGACGATGTCGTCCGGCCGCACCGCGATCAGCCGGTACTCCGGCGCCTCCGGGCCCCGGCCGGTGGGTACGGGCGTCCGCCACAGCTCCTTGCGCTGCTCGATGTCGTACCCGAACAGGTACGACTTGACGAGCACCTTGTCCTTCCCGCGCTTCTTGCCCTTCTTCGGCTTGGGGGCCTTCACGGTGGACTTGGTGGAGCCGGTGAACCAGACGGTCGAACCGGACGCGCCGACGAGCTCGGGCACCACCAGGTGCGGAGCGCCGTCGAACCCGTCGGCGTACGTCAGCCGGTGGGCGACCTTGCCGTCCTTCGCCGACAGCCACAGGAACTCGTCAGGAGCGGCGACGAAGCACAGCTCCTTGCCCGCGGGCAGGGCCGCCTGTCCCTTGGCGGCGTCCGCGTTCTGCCAGACCCGGCGGCCGGTGCGCAGGTCGATGGCGGTGGCGTGGGCCGCGTCGGTGAGCACCAGCAGCCGGTCGTTCCAGAGCGCGGCGGTGCGCGGGGCCGGTTCGGACTCCGGGTGCGCGTGGACCCAGCGCGGCTGCGGAGGCAGTCCGGCGACGGCGGCCCTGCTGGTGCTCGGGGCGGGCTTTGCGTCGTCCGTGGGCTCGTCGTCGTCGCCGGAACCGAACGCGAACACCGCGCCACCGCCGACCAGGAGCCCGGCGACCCCGGCCGCGGCCCCGATCAGCAGGCTCCGGCGTCCGGCGGAGAGGCGCTCGGGAGCGGCCCGGAGAGGGAAGGGGGTGGGAAGCGGAGCAGGGCCCTGGGCAGCCGGGTGAGGCACCGGGAGGGCCGCGTGGGGGAAGGGCGCCGCGGGGGCGTTGTAGGGCAGCGGCTGAGGAGCCTGGGGGGACTGAGGAGCCTGGGGGGACTGAGGGGGCTGATGCGCCTGACCGGCCGGCGGTCCGGCGGGGCCGGGCAGCTCACGGTTGAGTGAGAGCTGCGTCGTCGCCAGGTCGGACCGGGGTGCACGGGGGTCGATGATCCCGAACTGGGCGGTACGGGTGTCCCGGCCGGTCGCGGGTTCCCCGGAGCCGTCCCCGGCGGGGAGCGCGAGGGGCACGGCGTCCTGCACGTCAGGGACTTCGGGGGCGTCGGGCACGTCCGGGTCCGCCGGGGTGCCCGCCGCGTCCGCCGCAGCGACCGCGTCCGCCGCGTCTGTCGCATCCGTCGCGTCCGTCGCATCCGTGGCGGGCACGGCGTCCTCGATGACGGGCGGCGCGGTCTCCAGCGCCTGGGCGCGCACGCCCTGTTCCGCCACCGCCGCCGACAGCGGAGCCGGCAGCCAGTCGCCGCCCTTCGCGAGCCCTGCCGCGCCCTCCAGGGCCAGTTCCGCGGCCACCGCGCCGGCCGTCGGCCGGTCGTCCGGGTCCTTCGCCAGGCAGCGGCCGACCAGATCGCGCAACGCGTCCGGCACGGAGGCCAGTTCCGGGTCGGTGTGGGCGATCCGCTCGGCCGCCTCCGTCGCGGGGCCGTCCGCCAGCGGGGTGCTGCCGGTCGCCGCGTACGCGAGCAGCAGGCCCAGCACGAAGAGGTCGGAGGCCGGACCGGCCTCCTCACCCTCGATCTGCTCCGGGGTCAGATAGCCGAGCCGGACGGAGAGCTGCCCGCCCGGCCGCGCCTCCGCGTCGGCCGCCGCGCCCAGCGGGCCGAAGGCGGTGAGCCGTGGCCCGTCCCCGGCCAGCAGCACCGTCCTGGGTGCGAGCCCCTGCAGTACGGCTCCGGTGGCGTGCACCCGGGAGAGGGTCTCCGCGATGCCCGCGCCCAGTATCCGCACGGCCCGTTCGGGGAGCGGCCCGGCGGTCTCGATCGCCTCGGCCAGGGTCAGCGCCGGCACGTACTCCGCGGCCGTCCACAGCGGCCCGTCGTCCTCCGCCCCGTCCCTGCCGGTGTCCAGTTGCGCCGCCACCCAGCCACCGGCCAGCCGGTCCGCGGTCCGGGCCTCCGCCTCGAAGTGCCGCCGGAAGCCGGGCAGCGCGGCCAGCTCGGGCCGCGCCGCCGTGATCACGGCGAGGTCCTGCGGGGTCGCGCCGCGCGCGAGGTAGTGCACCGCCGCGGCCGTCTCACGCAGCCGCACCAGCGCCGTGTACGGGCCGAAGCGACGTGGATCGTCCTGACGCAGCGCCTCCATGGCGCACCCCCTATGTGACCGTCCTCGGACCTGACCGTCGATCTTAGACCGACCGGGGCACAAGGCCGGGACCGCTCCACCCCGCCGACGTCATCCCGGCTTCGACCAGGGCCACTTGGGGCTGTGGCGCTCGCGGCCGCCCGGGGCGTACTCGTACACCCAGCCGCGCTGGATGCCCAGCCGCTTGGAGTACCCGGCCGGGACCCGCCGGTACGCGTGCACGGTGGCGGGCCCGCCGTCGGCGTCCGGGACCGGGACCTCGTACCACTTGGGCGGGTGGCCGGTCGCGCCGAGGAGTACGGGCAGGGCCCGCCCGTCCAGCGGGCCGCCGGTGAAGGGGACGTTCTCGCTTCTCACCCGCCCAGTCTGACCGATCAGTCCGGGGGCAGCAGATGCGCCGCCGCACCGACCACCGGGATCAGCCGCTCCGCCAGCCGGCCGGCCGGACCCGCCGCGGTCTCCAGGGGCAGCAGCTCGGCGACGGCGGTGGCGGTGGCCGGGTCCGTGGCCGCGGTGACCGCGAGGAGTCCGATGAACTGGTCGACGAGCCAGTCGCGCAGCTCGGACGCGGCCGGCTGCTTCCCCTCGTCCAGCCAGATCAGCGAGGCCGCCTCGACGGCCGCTATCCAGGTGCGCACCATCATCCGCAGCCGGGGCCCGGGATCGCTGCCCGCGCCCCGGCCCAGGTGCAGCAGTATCTGGTCGGCCGCCGCCCGCCGCACCTCGTCGACGATCGTGCTCGTACGGGACGTCTCGGCGACACTGCCGCCGCGCAGCAGCGCGCTGAACCCGGCGTCGTGCTGGTCGACGAAGGCGAGATAGCGGTCCAGCACCCGCGTCACCCGCTCCGTGGGCGGGCCCACGGCCGGTTCCGCGAAGCACAGGATCAGTTCCTCGGAGGCGGACCTGAGGGCCGCCTCGTACAACTGCTGGCGCCCGCCGGGGAAGTAGCGGTAGACCAGCGGCCGGGAGACTCCGGCCACCGTGGCGACCTCGTCGAGCGAGACCTCGTCGGGGGCCCGGTGCGCGAAGAGGGTGAGTGCCGCACCGAGGAGCTGGGTGCGCCGCTCCTCGACGCTGAGCCTTCGGTACGCGCGCTGCGGGGGCGCGGCTGCGGCAGGGGTCATACCCGCAAGCGTAATCGCCACCGCCGTCAGGCGAGCAGGCCCGAGTTCTTCCACAGTCTGCGGCCCACCCCGTTGAGTACTCCGATGTCGTCGAAGAAGTCGGTGAGCCGCTTGGCGCCCGACTGCATGACCTCCGCCCGGTGTCCGCTCTCCCGCACCTGGGCCACGGCCTCCTGGCGGTCCAGGCCCACGTGTCCGTACACCTGCGGGTTGACGAAGCAGACGGAGAAGACGCGGGCCGCCTCGCCGCAGCTGACCCGGGTCAGCTCGCGCTCCCAGCGCGGTGCGGTCACCATCTGGCGGCGCAGCTCCTCGCGGGCGTACCGGACGTGCCTGGCCTCCTCGATCACATGGATGCGGGTCACACCGCGCACCAGGCTCTGGACGCGCTCGTCGGGGAAGGTCAGCCGCTGCATCCAGTCGAGGATCTCCTCACCGAGCAGGGTGGCCGCGAATGAACCGGGCGTGGTGGAGATGGTCTTCAGCACCCGCGCGAGGTTGTGGTAGCGGCGGGGGACCGGGTAGCAGGGCGCCCCGCCCCAGGTGATCATCCGGCCGAACATCATCGAGTGCCGGCACTCGTCGGCTATCTCGGTGAGGGCGTAGCGGACGTGGTTGCTGACCACCGGCTTGTCGTAGATGTGCCGGACCAGCAGCTGCATCAGGATGATCTCGAACCAGATGCCGAGCGAGGCCAGCGAGGCCGACTCGTGCCGGGCCAGCTCCTGCTGCTGCTCCAGCGACATCTTCCGCCACATCGGGGTGTCGTAGAGGGAGACCAGCTCGGGCGGCCAGAACCACTTGCCGTCCTCGGCCACCGAGTCCCAGTCGAGCTCCTTGTCGGGGTCGAAGGAGTGCTTGGCCGAAGCCTCCAGCAGCCGTTCCGCGATCTGTTCGCGGTCCCGGAGCGGGCCGAGTGCGTCACGGAGCAGCCGCACGTCGTCTTCGGTCACTGTCGTCATGGCTGGATCCACCTCACACCTGGGTTACCGGCGGTCACCTCTTATAAGACCTTCTGTCAGCAAGCTCGTCAATCCCTTGCGCACGACTTGTTGACCCGGCGTCTACCAACGTGTGAACCTGCCAACTGAGCCAGTCGGCATGTGAATTGCCGAAGCATGCGAGGCGAAGGAGCCGTCCATGTCGACCCACGACCTCTACACCACCGCCCCCGACCAGCCGCTGTGGACCGTACCCGCCTCCGGAGCCGCCCGCTTCAGCTGGGACTACGACGACGGCCGCGAACGCCTCCTCGCCCTCTACCAGAAGGGCAAGGACAAGCAGTGGGACGGCAACAAGCGCATCGACTGGAGCCTGGAGGTCGATCCCACCGACCCGCTCGGCACCCCTGACGAGGCCCTCACCCTGTACGGCACCCCGCACTGGGCGAAGATGACCGAGAAGGACCGGGGCGAGCTGCGCCAGCACTACACCTCCTGGCAGTTCAGCCAGTTCCTCCACGGCGAGCAGGGCGCGATGGTCTGCGCGGCCCGGATCGTGGAGTCGGTCCCCGACCTGGACGCCAAGTTCTACTCCGCGACCCAGACCATGGACGAGGCCCGGCACGCGGAGATCTACGGCCGGTTCCTGCACGAGAAGATCGGGATGCTGTACCCGGTCAACGACAACCTCCAGGGCCTCCTCGGGGACACCCTGCGCGACTCCCGCTGGGACATGCCCTACCTGGGCATGCAGGTCCTCATCGAGGGCCTCGCGCTGGCCGCGTTCGGCATGATCCGCGATACGACGACCAAGCCGCTGCCCAAGCAGATCCTCGCCTACGTCATGCAGGACGAGGCCC includes these proteins:
- a CDS encoding NlpC/P60 family protein, with translation MPGSVLRSVCTAALAAVVVTSPAAAVAAPSPSPSPSPVGEAAPEAADPATGAAALLVELQKLYQQAEEATETYNGTAAELKKRTAEAKKLDAALVTARLSLSRGRDAAGRLAREQYQGRSDFSSYLRLLLSRDPAQALDQGQVIQRLAAGRVAAVKRLTGAEKHADELAKESRKVLDRQQVLAARQKKDRDAVQKRLKEVEAKLATLSADQLAEVSGLEQKGTAEAQNALVTSGALSSTRPPSEEGGEAVRYAVRQIGKPYVWGAEGPSSFDCSGLTSQAWADAGRTIPRTSQEQWRQLRKVPVSALRPGDLVVYFPKATHVALYIGNGLVVQAPRPGSLVKVSPLASNPLLGAVRPDPESTPLRTYKAPELPGGASGGSDEGYSVSTAPTG
- a CDS encoding styrene monooxygenase/indole monooxygenase family protein produces the protein MRKILIVGAGQSGLQLALGLQSRGYEVTLMSNRTADEIRSGRVMSTQCMFHTALQHERDYQLNFWESQAPRIEGLGVSVTAPDSSRAVDWVGKLDGFAQSVDQRVKMAGWMDTFAQRGGQLVIHGAAVSDLDYFSRTYDLVMVSAGKGELVSMFGRDASRSPFDAPQRALAVAYVHGMGPRPEHPEFDAVRCNLVPGVGELFVMPTLTTSGRADILFWEGVPGGPLDVFQGIKDPSEHLAMTLELMERFVPWEYARATKVELTDANGTLAGRYAPTVRKPIGRLPGGGLVLGVADVVVANDPITGQGSNSASKCANAYLDSIIEHGDGEFDAAWMQSTFDRYWDTAQHAVRWTNAMLGVPPEHVLNLIGAAGQLQPVADRFANGFNDPADFDNFFFEPEKTNAYLASVSGA
- a CDS encoding PQQ-binding-like beta-propeller repeat protein, encoding MEALRQDDPRRFGPYTALVRLRETAAAVHYLARGATPQDLAVITAARPELAALPGFRRHFEAEARTADRLAGGWVAAQLDTGRDGAEDDGPLWTAAEYVPALTLAEAIETAGPLPERAVRILGAGIAETLSRVHATGAVLQGLAPRTVLLAGDGPRLTAFGPLGAAADAEARPGGQLSVRLGYLTPEQIEGEEAGPASDLFVLGLLLAYAATGSTPLADGPATEAAERIAHTDPELASVPDALRDLVGRCLAKDPDDRPTAGAVAAELALEGAAGLAKGGDWLPAPLSAAVAEQGVRAQALETAPPVIEDAVPATDATDATDATDAADAVAAADAAGTPADPDVPDAPEVPDVQDAVPLALPAGDGSGEPATGRDTRTAQFGIIDPRAPRSDLATTQLSLNRELPGPAGPPAGQAHQPPQSPQAPQSPQAPQPLPYNAPAAPFPHAALPVPHPAAQGPAPLPTPFPLRAAPERLSAGRRSLLIGAAAGVAGLLVGGGAVFAFGSGDDDEPTDDAKPAPSTSRAAVAGLPPQPRWVHAHPESEPAPRTAALWNDRLLVLTDAAHATAIDLRTGRRVWQNADAAKGQAALPAGKELCFVAAPDEFLWLSAKDGKVAHRLTYADGFDGAPHLVVPELVGASGSTVWFTGSTKSTVKAPKPKKGKKRGKDKVLVKSYLFGYDIEQRKELWRTPVPTGRGPEAPEYRLIAVRPDDIVVRQSQQSLTAADVKAAKGKGRFRSFDRKTGKAKWTEAFGTVTPGGAAVGDADGLLYAAVGDDLRAFGTPDGKPKWTLNGTHGSHFGNSVEAGALLHTTNSNQEVGAVDRETGRSRWQRSTEGPRTDVTPVISVSGTGKTLLAASSGQVTAFAAADGRRLWKFQDIGEQDPKGATVTTTYQVLPFGKSAVVRRGRMVYAFPID
- a CDS encoding diiron oxygenase, with protein sequence MTTVTEDDVRLLRDALGPLRDREQIAERLLEASAKHSFDPDKELDWDSVAEDGKWFWPPELVSLYDTPMWRKMSLEQQQELARHESASLASLGIWFEIILMQLLVRHIYDKPVVSNHVRYALTEIADECRHSMMFGRMITWGGAPCYPVPRRYHNLARVLKTISTTPGSFAATLLGEEILDWMQRLTFPDERVQSLVRGVTRIHVIEEARHVRYAREELRRQMVTAPRWERELTRVSCGEAARVFSVCFVNPQVYGHVGLDRQEAVAQVRESGHRAEVMQSGAKRLTDFFDDIGVLNGVGRRLWKNSGLLA
- a CDS encoding ferritin-like domain-containing protein gives rise to the protein MSTHDLYTTAPDQPLWTVPASGAARFSWDYDDGRERLLALYQKGKDKQWDGNKRIDWSLEVDPTDPLGTPDEALTLYGTPHWAKMTEKDRGELRQHYTSWQFSQFLHGEQGAMVCAARIVESVPDLDAKFYSATQTMDEARHAEIYGRFLHEKIGMLYPVNDNLQGLLGDTLRDSRWDMPYLGMQVLIEGLALAAFGMIRDTTTKPLPKQILAYVMQDEARHVAFGRMALRDYYKQLSDAELREREEFVIEGCYLMRDRLSGVEVLENFGIGKQEAKELSEHSEFLQLFRKLLFSRIVPCVKDIGLWGERLQKAYVDMGVLELGDSSLDLLMAQDEEIAEQLDRDRFAVEEEARVAEVAEAIADGGDAAPSAT
- a CDS encoding TetR/AcrR family transcriptional regulator gives rise to the protein MTPAAAAPPQRAYRRLSVEERRTQLLGAALTLFAHRAPDEVSLDEVATVAGVSRPLVYRYFPGGRQQLYEAALRSASEELILCFAEPAVGPPTERVTRVLDRYLAFVDQHDAGFSALLRGGSVAETSRTSTIVDEVRRAAADQILLHLGRGAGSDPGPRLRMMVRTWIAAVEAASLIWLDEGKQPAASELRDWLVDQFIGLLAVTAATDPATATAVAELLPLETAAGPAGRLAERLIPVVGAAAHLLPPD